Proteins from one Limanda limanda chromosome 9, fLimLim1.1, whole genome shotgun sequence genomic window:
- the LOC133010570 gene encoding phospholipase A2 inhibitor and Ly6/PLAUR domain-containing protein-like — protein MMKLLLSLTLIWTLSSTGEALVCETCTDAACSTTVPVTCSTETMCITASIQVVTFGTPGQQIYKACAPPSLCPSTGSQIFSVNLGVSSALANAACCSTDSCNSNTLPFPVVPAVNSLQCHLCNPVTSDCSSSIQCRGTEDRCFQATVTNGAVTSPAFGCASTNQCAVAASLGSLAFMQDVDRITRPACCATSLCNSPTTTIPTTPTTATSAPTTPKTTTTTPTTPSPVSVPAGPAAVIYLQIKITTSDELSNGTIAEHVNQFLRTTLLNSTGFTVNVKSIQRVRVAP, from the exons ATGATGaagctgcttctttctctgaCTCTCATCTGGACGCTCTCCAGCACAG GTGAAGCACTTGTGTGTGAAACTTGCACAGATGCTGCCTGTTCAACCACAGTACCAGTTACATGTTCCACAGAAACGATGTGTATCACAGCTTCCATTCAAG TCGTTACATTTGGGACTCCTGGACAGCAAATCTACAAggcctgtgcccccccctccctgtgtcCATCCACAGGCTCTCAGATATTTTCAGTTAACTTGGGTGTTTCGAGTGCACTTGCAAATGCTGcatgctgcagcacagacagctGCAACTCCAACACTCTGCCTT tccCTGTGGTTCCAGCAGTTAACAGTCTACAGTGTCACCTTTGTAACCCCGTCACCTCTGATTGCAGCTCTTCAATCCAATGTAGGGGGACAGAGGATCGCTGCTTTCAAGCCACTG TGACAAATGGGGCCGTCACTTCTCCAGCTTTTGGCTGTGCATCTACAAATCAGTGTGCAGTTGCTGCCAGCCTGGGGTCACTGGCTTTCATGCAAGATGTTGATAGAATTACCAGGCCAGCATGTTGTGCGACTAGTTTGTGTAACTCTCcaacaaccactatcccaacTACTCCAACCACAGCAACTTCAGCCCCAACTAccccaaaaacaacaacaacaaccccgaCCACGCCATCCCCAG TGTCAGTCCCTGCAGGCCCTGCAGCAGTAATATATCTACAAATTAAAATCACCACATCTGATGAGCTCAGCAATGGAACCATCGCTGAGCATGTCAATCAG TTTTTGAGAACGACGCTCCTGAACAGCACAGGCTTCACAGTGAACGTGAAATCCATTCAGAGGGTCAGAGTTGCCCCATAG